A part of Synchiropus splendidus isolate RoL2022-P1 chromosome 19, RoL_Sspl_1.0, whole genome shotgun sequence genomic DNA contains:
- the LOC128751147 gene encoding histone chaperone asf1b-B-like isoform X1 — MAKVQVLNVAVLDNPSPFRNPFQFEITFECMEDLPEDLEWKIIYVGSAESEEYDQVLDSVLVGPVPAGRHMFVFQADAPNTGLIPESDAVGVTVVLITCTYRGQEFIRIGYYVNNEYTEPELRENPPIKPDYTQLQRNILASNPRVTRFHINWEGCAERMEDSENMDPTSNSIPASCLAGKPMGLLPENSMDQL, encoded by the exons atggcgAAGGTCCAGGTGTTAAATGTGGCGGTCCTGGACAACCCGAGTCCCTTCCGGAACCCTTTCCAGTTCGAAATAACCTTTGAGTGCATGGAAGACCTCCCTGAAG ACCTGGAGTGGAAGATCATTTATGTGGGCTCAGCAGAAAGTGAAGAATATGACCAAGTCCTTGACTCCGTTCTAGTTGGTCCAGTGCCTGCTGGGCggcacatgtttgtttttcag GCGGATGCTCCGAACACTGGTCTGATCCCTGAAAGTGATGCTGTCGGTGTAACTGTGGTTCTTATCACCTGCACTTATCGAGGCCAAGAATTCATTCGTATCGGTTACTATGTAAACAACGAGTACACAGAACCAGAACTTCGAGAAAATCCTCCCATCAAGCCAGATTACACGCAG ctccaGAGAAATATCCTGGCCTCAAATCCTCGGGTTACTAGATTCCACATAAACTGGGAAGGATGTGCAGAGCGAATGGAGGACTCTGAGAACATGGATCCCACGTCCAACTCCATCCCAGCGTCTTGCCTTGCAGGCAAACCCATGGGTTTACTTCCAGAGAACTCTATGGACCAATTATAG
- the LOC128751147 gene encoding histone chaperone asf1b-B-like isoform X2, translating into MYLEWKIIYVGSAESEEYDQVLDSVLVGPVPAGRHMFVFQADAPNTGLIPESDAVGVTVVLITCTYRGQEFIRIGYYVNNEYTEPELRENPPIKPDYTQLQRNILASNPRVTRFHINWEGCAERMEDSENMDPTSNSIPASCLAGKPMGLLPENSMDQL; encoded by the exons ATGT ACCTGGAGTGGAAGATCATTTATGTGGGCTCAGCAGAAAGTGAAGAATATGACCAAGTCCTTGACTCCGTTCTAGTTGGTCCAGTGCCTGCTGGGCggcacatgtttgtttttcag GCGGATGCTCCGAACACTGGTCTGATCCCTGAAAGTGATGCTGTCGGTGTAACTGTGGTTCTTATCACCTGCACTTATCGAGGCCAAGAATTCATTCGTATCGGTTACTATGTAAACAACGAGTACACAGAACCAGAACTTCGAGAAAATCCTCCCATCAAGCCAGATTACACGCAG ctccaGAGAAATATCCTGGCCTCAAATCCTCGGGTTACTAGATTCCACATAAACTGGGAAGGATGTGCAGAGCGAATGGAGGACTCTGAGAACATGGATCCCACGTCCAACTCCATCCCAGCGTCTTGCCTTGCAGGCAAACCCATGGGTTTACTTCCAGAGAACTCTATGGACCAATTATAG